One region of Brachybacterium saurashtrense genomic DNA includes:
- a CDS encoding LamB/YcsF family protein, with protein sequence MPSHASPALSLDLNADLGEGWGDWSMGDDAAMLDVVTTANVACGGHAGDGGTMRAACRAAAARGVAITAHVAYPDLQGFGRRFVDIAPSDLTDQVVVQAGALQAMARAEGTAVRGVKPHGALYNTLAHHEAQAGAVVRALTELGDLPLVAAPGAVAVGVAEEAGLEVVLEGFADRAYLPDGTLTPRRVPGAVLTEASAVTAQALAIATEQRVRTADGEWIPLPVRSLCLHGDTPGAVSLARTVRAALEDAGVRLQAVL encoded by the coding sequence ATGCCCTCGCACGCCTCTCCCGCGCTGTCCCTCGACCTCAACGCCGATCTGGGAGAGGGCTGGGGCGACTGGTCGATGGGGGACGACGCCGCCATGCTCGACGTGGTGACCACCGCGAACGTCGCCTGCGGCGGGCACGCCGGGGACGGCGGGACGATGCGTGCCGCGTGCCGCGCCGCCGCCGCGCGCGGGGTCGCGATCACCGCCCACGTCGCCTACCCGGACCTGCAGGGCTTCGGACGGCGCTTCGTGGACATCGCCCCGTCGGACCTCACCGACCAGGTGGTGGTGCAGGCCGGTGCACTGCAGGCGATGGCCCGCGCCGAGGGCACCGCGGTGCGGGGCGTGAAGCCGCACGGCGCCCTGTACAACACACTGGCCCACCACGAGGCGCAGGCCGGGGCGGTGGTGCGGGCGCTGACGGAGCTCGGGGACCTGCCGCTGGTGGCCGCGCCCGGTGCCGTGGCCGTCGGCGTCGCGGAGGAGGCGGGGCTCGAGGTGGTGCTGGAGGGGTTCGCCGATCGCGCCTACCTGCCGGACGGCACCCTCACCCCGCGCCGCGTGCCGGGGGCGGTGCTCACGGAGGCGTCGGCCGTGACGGCGCAGGCGCTCGCGATCGCGACGGAGCAGCGGGTGCGCACGGCCGACGGGGAGTGGATCCCGCTGCCGGTGCGCTCGCTGTGCCTCCACGGCGACACCCCGGGGGCGGTGTCCCTGGCGCGCACGGTCCGCGCCGCGCTCGAGGACGCCGGTGTGCGCCTCCAGGCGGTGCTGTGA
- a CDS encoding ABC transporter permease — protein sequence MTTLAPPAPAPAAAQETAPAPGRARRRRPARIRPGLVAAGAVVAVVLLAALVPDLLAPHDPLEISLSESFAPPSAEHVFGTDQSGRDVYSRVVHGARQSLVIGIGATAIGLAGALVLGLLGGLGGRIADGAVTRVIEVLYAFPGILLALILIAVYGNSAVTQMVAVGLATMPGYARMVRGQVLVVRGSAYVEAARALGHPPVRILLRTILPNAFRPLTVLVTLGIGQAIVWAAALGFLGMGVQPPTAEWGAMLNAGRTYIQQAWWMDLFPGLTIVLFTLSLTVLGRHLQRATDAGALR from the coding sequence ATGACCACTCTCGCCCCGCCCGCTCCCGCTCCCGCCGCCGCGCAGGAGACCGCTCCCGCGCCGGGCCGCGCCCGACGCCGCCGCCCGGCGAGGATCCGGCCGGGCCTGGTCGCCGCCGGCGCCGTGGTGGCCGTGGTGCTGCTCGCCGCGCTGGTGCCGGACCTGCTCGCCCCGCACGACCCGCTGGAGATCAGCCTCTCGGAGAGCTTCGCCCCGCCCAGCGCCGAGCACGTGTTCGGCACCGACCAGTCGGGCCGCGACGTGTACAGCCGCGTGGTCCACGGCGCCCGCCAGTCGCTGGTGATCGGGATTGGCGCCACCGCGATCGGCCTGGCCGGCGCCCTGGTGCTGGGGCTGCTGGGCGGGCTCGGCGGCCGGATCGCCGATGGCGCCGTGACCCGCGTGATCGAGGTGCTCTACGCCTTCCCCGGCATCCTGCTGGCCCTCATCCTCATCGCCGTGTACGGCAACAGCGCCGTCACCCAGATGGTGGCGGTGGGCCTGGCCACCATGCCCGGCTACGCCCGCATGGTGCGCGGCCAGGTGCTGGTGGTGCGCGGCAGCGCCTACGTCGAGGCGGCCCGCGCGCTGGGCCACCCGCCGGTGCGGATCCTGCTGCGCACCATCCTGCCGAACGCCTTCCGACCGCTGACGGTGCTGGTCACCCTCGGGATCGGCCAGGCGATCGTGTGGGCGGCGGCGCTGGGCTTCCTGGGCATGGGCGTGCAGCCGCCCACCGCCGAGTGGGGCGCGATGCTCAACGCCGGCCGCACCTACATCCAGCAGGCCTGGTGGATGGACCTCTTCCCCGGCCTGACGATCGTGCTGTTCACCCTGTCGCTGACCGTCCTCGGGCGGCACCTCCAGCGCGCCACCGATGCAGGAGCCCTGCGATGA
- a CDS encoding dipeptide ABC transporter ATP-binding protein: MTPTAARATARHAAPPLVAVQDLAIAFDGHEVVHDVSFTLRPGQCVGIVGESGSGKSVTARALLGLNGPGAQVSATTLDVGVDVLTASEQALREVRGRRLGYVLQDALVSLDPLRRVGTEIAEPLRVHGVPRAERPQRVQELLASVSVPEPALRARQLPSELSGGLRQRALIAAALALDPQVLIADEPTTALDVTVQAQILELLQQNLAAGRALILISHDLSVVERLADHVLVMHHGRVVEEGPTSQVLAAPQDPYTRRLLAAIPSAGSRGRRLSDLPPAPISLSPRAERARADGTTGADELARPEGGTGADAARRPVGREQADGPGPATSRPVLVAEGLSKSYRGPDGRLRRVVEDVSFQLCAGETLGIVGESGSGKSTAAAMALALTEPTAGHVTLDGEPWTGIPERRRRPRRRRIAVVQQDPLSSFDPRWTVGRTLADALPSVRRERGTGPARDGSGGDRTARIAALLRAVGLDPALAHRHPLTLSGGQRQRVAIARALATDPEVLVLDEPVSALDVSVQAQVLDLLADLQQALGTAHLFISHDLGVIHHVSDRVLVMQHGRVVESGTADEVLHTPRHPYTRQLVAALPHPELEEIA; this comes from the coding sequence ATGACCCCCACCGCCGCCCGCGCCACTGCCCGACACGCGGCCCCGCCCCTGGTCGCCGTCCAGGACCTCGCCATCGCCTTCGACGGCCACGAGGTGGTCCACGACGTCTCCTTCACCCTGCGCCCCGGGCAGTGCGTGGGGATCGTGGGCGAATCCGGCTCGGGCAAGTCCGTGACGGCCCGCGCCCTGCTGGGCCTGAACGGCCCGGGGGCCCAGGTCTCCGCGACGACGCTCGACGTGGGCGTGGACGTGCTCACCGCCTCGGAGCAGGCGCTGCGCGAGGTGCGCGGTCGCCGCCTCGGCTACGTGCTCCAGGACGCGCTGGTCTCCCTGGACCCGCTGCGGCGGGTGGGCACCGAGATCGCCGAACCGCTGCGGGTGCACGGGGTGCCGCGCGCCGAACGGCCCCAGCGGGTGCAGGAGCTGCTGGCCTCGGTGAGCGTGCCCGAGCCGGCGCTGCGCGCCCGGCAGCTGCCCAGCGAGCTCTCGGGCGGGCTGCGCCAGCGCGCCCTGATCGCCGCCGCCCTCGCCCTGGACCCGCAGGTGCTCATCGCCGACGAACCCACCACCGCGCTAGATGTCACGGTGCAGGCCCAGATCCTGGAGCTGCTGCAGCAGAACCTCGCCGCCGGCCGCGCCCTGATCCTCATCAGCCACGACCTCTCCGTGGTGGAGCGCCTCGCGGACCACGTGCTGGTGATGCACCACGGCCGCGTGGTCGAGGAGGGCCCCACCTCGCAGGTGCTCGCCGCGCCGCAGGATCCGTACACCCGGCGCCTCCTGGCCGCGATCCCCTCGGCCGGCTCCCGCGGGAGGCGGCTCTCGGACCTCCCGCCCGCACCCATCAGCCTGTCCCCGCGCGCCGAGAGGGCACGGGCCGACGGGACCACGGGGGCCGACGAGCTCGCGCGGCCTGAGGGCGGCACGGGGGCCGACGCCGCTCGCCGGCCCGTCGGGCGGGAGCAGGCCGACGGGCCCGGGCCCGCGACGTCCCGGCCGGTGCTGGTCGCCGAGGGGCTCTCCAAGAGCTACCGCGGCCCCGACGGTCGACTGCGCCGCGTCGTCGAGGACGTCTCCTTCCAGCTGTGCGCGGGGGAGACCCTCGGGATCGTCGGCGAGTCCGGCTCCGGGAAGTCCACCGCCGCGGCGATGGCGCTGGCCCTCACCGAGCCCACTGCCGGGCACGTCACCCTCGACGGGGAGCCGTGGACGGGCATCCCGGAGCGACGCCGGCGGCCGCGCCGTCGCCGCATCGCCGTGGTGCAGCAGGATCCGCTCTCCTCCTTCGACCCGCGCTGGACGGTGGGCCGCACCCTCGCCGACGCGCTCCCGTCGGTCAGGCGGGAGAGGGGGACCGGGCCCGCGCGGGATGGCTCGGGCGGCGACCGCACCGCCCGCATCGCCGCGCTGCTGCGCGCCGTCGGCCTGGATCCCGCCCTCGCGCACCGGCACCCCCTCACCCTCTCCGGCGGCCAGCGCCAGCGGGTCGCGATCGCGCGGGCGCTGGCCACCGACCCGGAGGTGCTGGTGCTGGACGAGCCCGTCTCCGCCCTGGACGTCTCCGTGCAGGCACAGGTGCTGGACCTGCTGGCGGACCTGCAGCAGGCCCTCGGCACCGCCCACCTGTTCATCTCGCACGATCTGGGCGTGATCCACCACGTCAGCGACCGGGTGCTGGTGATGCAGCACGGCCGCGTCGTGGAATCCGGCACCGCCGACGAGGTGCTGCACACGCCCCGCCACCCCTACACCCGGCAGCTCGTCGCCGCCCTTCCCCACCCCGAGCTCGAGGAGATCGCATGA
- a CDS encoding ABC transporter substrate-binding protein has product MRRRTLMTGLAAAGAGSVLSACGGAAPAAELPAGTREGGELIFATDREPTCLDPHNSGDMPQTYIARQYLDSLVSMRPDGSVVPWLAESWEISEDGLVYDFTLKQRVRFHDGEVLDADAVVANFDQIMDPATQSSTALLYLSPYFVSSESLSEHVVRVTLKRPYSPLLTVLAQAFFGIESPKAMGRGLTANCEAPVGTGPFKVVEWRRNQEVVMVRNEDYTSAPADARHQGPAYVEKLTWRFLKDNTARYGALRSGAVHAIFNLPPEQVPTAQADDRVRTQDFVHSCVPFALDLNTTNTALGDRRVRRALVHAADAPGIVTSAYAGVFPYEGNAISTGTPFYDEAYHQPYPYDEARANALLDEAGWTGRDEDGVRTRDGQRLTLRLPYASDPGETPPADLTILQNFQAMERRVGVDVQLIPTDAASLTAIRRDPTAFDIRAGYWNSPTAGVMYIKFSQETYEIDNGQNVSYAYDEELDQTLLEAAATTDPERQQELYSRAQELLTDQAWHIPLYPIQTRLAIRSDLVADIWIEPSEGEPVLHDAHLLRDGDPR; this is encoded by the coding sequence GTGCGCCGACGAACCCTCATGACCGGCCTCGCCGCCGCGGGAGCCGGCTCCGTGCTCAGCGCCTGCGGCGGCGCGGCCCCGGCCGCGGAGCTGCCCGCCGGCACCCGCGAGGGCGGTGAGCTGATCTTCGCCACCGACCGCGAGCCCACCTGCCTGGACCCCCACAACAGCGGGGACATGCCCCAGACGTACATCGCCCGCCAGTACCTCGACTCGCTGGTGTCGATGCGGCCCGACGGCAGCGTGGTGCCCTGGCTGGCGGAGTCGTGGGAGATCTCCGAGGACGGCCTCGTCTACGACTTCACCTTGAAGCAGCGCGTGCGCTTCCACGACGGGGAGGTGCTGGACGCCGACGCGGTGGTGGCGAACTTCGACCAGATCATGGATCCGGCCACCCAGTCCTCCACCGCGCTGCTGTACCTCTCGCCGTACTTCGTCTCCTCCGAGTCGCTCTCCGAGCACGTGGTGCGGGTGACGCTGAAGCGCCCCTACTCGCCGCTGCTGACCGTGCTCGCCCAGGCGTTCTTCGGCATCGAGTCCCCGAAGGCGATGGGTCGCGGCCTCACCGCGAACTGCGAGGCGCCCGTGGGCACCGGCCCCTTCAAGGTGGTCGAGTGGCGGCGCAACCAGGAGGTGGTGATGGTGCGCAACGAGGACTACACCTCCGCCCCCGCCGACGCGAGGCACCAGGGCCCCGCCTACGTCGAGAAGCTCACCTGGCGCTTCCTGAAGGACAACACCGCCCGCTACGGGGCGCTGCGTTCCGGGGCGGTGCACGCGATCTTCAACCTGCCGCCCGAGCAGGTGCCCACCGCGCAGGCCGACGACCGGGTCCGGACGCAGGACTTCGTGCACTCCTGCGTGCCCTTCGCCCTGGACCTCAACACCACGAACACGGCGCTCGGGGACCGCCGGGTGCGCCGCGCCCTGGTGCACGCCGCGGACGCGCCCGGGATCGTCACCAGCGCCTATGCCGGGGTGTTCCCCTACGAGGGCAACGCGATCTCCACCGGCACCCCGTTCTACGACGAGGCCTACCACCAGCCCTACCCCTACGACGAGGCGCGCGCGAACGCCCTGCTGGACGAGGCCGGGTGGACGGGCCGGGACGAGGACGGGGTCCGCACCCGCGACGGGCAGCGGCTCACCCTGCGCCTGCCCTACGCCTCCGATCCCGGGGAGACGCCGCCCGCGGATCTCACCATCCTCCAGAACTTCCAGGCGATGGAGCGCCGGGTGGGGGTGGACGTGCAGCTGATCCCCACCGACGCCGCCTCCCTCACCGCGATCCGCCGCGACCCCACCGCCTTCGACATCCGCGCCGGGTACTGGAACAGCCCCACCGCCGGGGTCATGTACATCAAGTTCTCGCAGGAGACCTACGAGATCGACAACGGCCAGAACGTCTCCTACGCCTACGACGAGGAGCTGGACCAGACCCTGCTCGAGGCCGCCGCCACCACCGATCCGGAGCGCCAGCAGGAGCTGTACTCCCGCGCCCAAGAGCTGCTCACCGACCAGGCCTGGCACATCCCGCTCTACCCGATCCAGACCCGGCTCGCGATCCGCTCCGACCTGGTCGCGGACATCTGGATCGAGCCCAGCGAGGGCGAGCCGGTCCTCCACGACGCCCACCTGCTCCGGGATGGAGACCCGCGATGA
- a CDS encoding NtaA/DmoA family FMN-dependent monooxygenase (This protein belongs to a clade of FMN-dependent monooxygenases, within a broader family of flavin-dependent oxidoreductases, the luciferase-like monooxygenase (LMM) family, some of whose members use coenzyme F420 rather than FMN.) translates to MAPKPLILNLFEMNCVGHITHGLWRLPDNHRHRYTDLDYWTELARIAEDGGFTAIFLADVVGAYDVYGGSAETALREGLQIPNNDPMLVVPAMAAVTEDLGFGITFSTSYEPPFSFARRMSTLDHLTKGRVGWNIVTSYLPNAARNFGLAEEIEHDHRYEIADEYLEVLYKLWEGSWDEGAVVRDAEGNVYTDPAKVHRIDHVGENFSVAGPHLSEPSPQRTPTLILATASPAGALRAGRHAEMVFTHGPLLERTVPAVRAAAEEAGRDPLDPKFVVQAAVITAPTQEEVDAKLAQYREHRSTEGMLVHQSVPLRALDHPRERTIAEALEIEGLPADTPVGRKGAHETIGDLLDAVDEAWQDRFFVAGTPEVVADAIEHWLDVDGIDGINLRQYHSFDTVRDFAELVSPILRERGRLPQRGASAGAGAGAGAGAGAGAGAGAGAGATLRSRLTGTDRLPAEHPAAAQRGAFVGHGV, encoded by the coding sequence ATGGCCCCCAAGCCGCTGATCCTGAACCTCTTCGAGATGAACTGCGTGGGCCACATCACGCACGGACTGTGGCGCCTGCCGGACAACCACCGCCACCGCTACACGGACCTCGACTACTGGACGGAGCTGGCGCGGATCGCCGAGGACGGCGGGTTCACGGCGATCTTCCTCGCCGACGTGGTGGGGGCGTACGACGTGTACGGCGGCTCCGCGGAGACGGCGCTGCGTGAGGGGCTGCAGATCCCCAACAACGACCCGATGCTGGTGGTCCCGGCGATGGCGGCGGTGACCGAGGACCTCGGCTTCGGCATCACCTTCTCCACCAGCTACGAGCCGCCGTTCTCCTTCGCGAGGCGGATGTCCACCCTGGACCACCTCACCAAGGGCCGGGTGGGCTGGAACATCGTCACCTCCTACCTGCCGAACGCCGCGCGGAACTTCGGCCTGGCCGAGGAGATCGAGCACGACCACCGCTACGAGATCGCCGACGAGTACCTCGAGGTGCTGTACAAGCTGTGGGAGGGCTCCTGGGACGAGGGCGCCGTGGTGCGGGACGCGGAGGGGAACGTGTACACCGACCCCGCGAAGGTGCACCGCATCGACCACGTGGGGGAGAACTTCTCGGTGGCGGGGCCGCACCTGTCCGAGCCGTCCCCGCAGCGCACGCCCACCCTGATCCTCGCCACCGCCTCCCCGGCGGGAGCGCTGCGCGCAGGCCGGCACGCGGAGATGGTGTTCACCCACGGCCCGCTGCTGGAGCGCACCGTCCCGGCGGTGCGCGCCGCCGCGGAGGAGGCGGGCCGCGACCCGCTCGACCCGAAGTTCGTGGTGCAGGCGGCGGTGATCACCGCCCCCACCCAGGAGGAGGTGGACGCGAAGCTCGCGCAGTACCGCGAGCACCGCTCCACCGAGGGGATGCTGGTGCACCAGTCGGTGCCGCTCCGCGCCCTCGACCACCCGCGCGAGCGCACCATCGCCGAGGCGCTCGAGATCGAGGGGCTCCCGGCGGACACCCCCGTGGGCCGCAAGGGGGCGCACGAGACGATCGGCGACCTGCTCGACGCGGTGGACGAGGCCTGGCAGGACAGGTTCTTCGTGGCGGGGACGCCCGAGGTGGTGGCCGACGCGATCGAGCACTGGCTGGACGTGGACGGCATCGACGGCATCAACCTGCGCCAGTACCACTCCTTCGACACGGTGCGGGACTTCGCGGAGCTGGTCTCCCCGATCCTGCGCGAGCGGGGACGCCTGCCGCAGCGCGGCGCGAGTGCTGGAGCTGGAGCTGGGGCTGGGGCTGGGGCTGGGGCTGGGGCTGGGGCTGGGGCTGGGGCTGGGGCGACGCTGCGCTCGCGCCTGACCGGTACCGACCGTCTCCCGGCGGAGCACCCCGCGGCCGCCCAGCGCGGCGCCTTCGTCGGCCACGGGGTCTGA
- a CDS encoding acyl-CoA dehydrogenase family protein has translation MTATAETTTRPAAAPEGGAVDDGAARLAEAARRAAATPAAQGDHAALRERFAPLLAEIAAGAPARDRERRLPHAEVRALAEAGFTAVTVPAAHGGHGAGIETFFRLLIDLGEADSNLPQLLRAHFSHVEELLGGALDETDVHRLEAIARGDVIGNASHERSTATVGDLATTVVADGDGYRLDGEKHYSTGSLFADWIDVSARTEDGGRARVTVAADAPGVTLRDDWDGFGQILTGSGSSLFEGVHVPAAQVRVRPRGGDGVPTTQTSFLQLVLLSSLVGAGRAALRDAVGFVRSRTRVYSQGSGATAAQDPLVQQVIGRLSARVAAAEDAVLAAARALETARSATGEEREALIDAAELRTIQAQLTSVPDVLAVTTELFEVGGASATSTSRALDRHWRNARTLASHNPVIYQERAIGDRLLNGTGLLYFWSTGETPAKG, from the coding sequence ATGACCGCCACCGCCGAGACCACCACCCGCCCCGCCGCGGCGCCCGAGGGCGGGGCCGTCGACGACGGCGCCGCACGCCTCGCGGAGGCCGCCCGCCGCGCCGCCGCCACCCCGGCGGCGCAGGGCGACCACGCCGCGCTGCGGGAGCGCTTCGCCCCGCTGCTGGCCGAGATCGCCGCGGGCGCCCCGGCCCGGGACCGCGAGCGCCGCCTGCCCCACGCCGAGGTGCGGGCGCTCGCCGAGGCCGGTTTCACCGCCGTCACGGTCCCGGCCGCCCACGGCGGCCACGGGGCCGGGATCGAGACGTTCTTCCGCCTGCTCATCGATCTCGGGGAGGCGGACTCGAACCTGCCCCAGCTGCTGCGCGCCCACTTCTCCCACGTCGAGGAGCTGCTGGGCGGCGCGCTGGACGAGACCGACGTGCACCGCCTGGAGGCGATCGCGCGCGGGGACGTGATCGGCAACGCCAGCCACGAGCGCAGCACCGCGACCGTGGGCGACCTCGCCACCACCGTGGTCGCCGACGGCGACGGGTACCGGCTGGACGGGGAGAAGCACTACTCCACCGGGTCCCTGTTCGCGGACTGGATCGACGTCTCCGCCCGCACCGAGGACGGCGGCCGTGCCCGCGTCACCGTCGCGGCGGACGCCCCCGGCGTGACCCTGCGCGACGACTGGGACGGCTTCGGCCAGATCCTCACCGGCAGTGGCTCCTCCCTCTTCGAGGGCGTGCACGTGCCGGCCGCGCAGGTGCGGGTGCGGCCCCGGGGCGGGGACGGCGTCCCCACCACCCAGACCTCCTTCCTGCAGCTGGTGCTGCTCTCCTCCCTGGTGGGGGCGGGCCGGGCGGCGCTGCGCGACGCGGTGGGCTTCGTCCGCTCCCGCACCCGCGTCTACTCCCAGGGCTCCGGCGCCACCGCCGCGCAGGATCCGCTGGTCCAGCAGGTGATCGGCCGGCTCTCGGCCCGGGTCGCCGCCGCGGAGGACGCGGTGCTCGCCGCCGCCCGCGCCCTGGAGACGGCCCGCTCCGCCACCGGGGAGGAGCGGGAGGCGCTGATCGACGCGGCGGAGCTGCGCACCATCCAGGCCCAGCTCACCTCCGTGCCGGACGTGCTCGCGGTGACCACCGAGCTGTTCGAGGTGGGCGGCGCCTCGGCCACCTCCACCTCCCGGGCGCTGGACCGTCACTGGCGCAACGCCCGCACCCTCGCCTCCCACAACCCCGTCATCTACCAGGAGCGCGCGATCGGCGATCGGCTGCTGAACGGGACCGGGCTGCTGTACTTCTGGTCCACCGGGGAGACGCCGGCGAAGGGCTGA
- a CDS encoding ABC transporter permease translates to MTTTTHPEAAPVGPRSETPGPADAARPGGPAGPGPARAGRARVLARRVLTTLASSALLLWAVATIVFFLQHLVPGDPALTILGGASANPPEETLEAVRAQYGFDQPVLVQYGHFLAGLLVLDLGESYTMKQSVVSIVAEQITPTLQLTGAALLIAWAFAIVLTLATAGRPGRWGRLGAAVEVVCAALPHFWLGVVLLVVFAVVLQWLPVVDDGPAGLVLPALTLGIPLGGFLAQVTRDEFDAALRQPFVLSALSRGARPGQVRRRQVLRHAALPGIALSGWGLGSLISGAVVVEVIFSRQGIGQVLVAAVTAQDLPLVIGVTFVVAVVYVVANILSDLASVLVDPRLRHAIGRAS, encoded by the coding sequence ATGACCACCACCACGCACCCCGAGGCCGCGCCCGTCGGCCCCCGCAGCGAGACGCCGGGCCCGGCCGACGCCGCCCGGCCGGGCGGCCCCGCAGGCCCGGGACCCGCGCGCGCCGGCCGCGCACGAGTGCTGGCCCGCCGGGTCCTCACCACGCTCGCCTCCTCCGCGCTGCTGCTGTGGGCGGTGGCGACGATCGTGTTCTTCCTGCAGCACCTGGTGCCGGGGGACCCGGCGCTGACGATCCTCGGCGGCGCCTCCGCGAACCCGCCGGAGGAGACCCTCGAGGCGGTGCGGGCGCAGTACGGCTTCGACCAGCCGGTGCTGGTCCAGTACGGGCATTTCCTCGCCGGTCTGCTGGTGCTGGACCTCGGCGAGTCCTACACGATGAAGCAGTCCGTGGTCTCGATCGTCGCCGAGCAGATCACCCCCACCCTGCAGCTCACCGGCGCGGCGCTGCTGATCGCCTGGGCGTTCGCGATCGTGCTCACCCTCGCCACCGCGGGGCGCCCGGGCCGCTGGGGCCGGCTCGGCGCCGCGGTCGAGGTGGTGTGCGCGGCGCTGCCCCACTTCTGGCTGGGCGTGGTGCTGCTGGTGGTGTTCGCCGTGGTGCTGCAGTGGCTGCCCGTGGTGGACGACGGCCCGGCCGGGCTGGTGCTGCCCGCCCTCACCCTGGGGATCCCGCTGGGCGGGTTCCTCGCCCAGGTCACACGGGACGAGTTCGACGCCGCCCTGCGCCAGCCGTTCGTGCTCTCCGCCCTCTCCCGCGGCGCGCGGCCCGGCCAGGTGCGGCGGCGCCAGGTGCTGCGCCACGCGGCCCTGCCCGGCATCGCGCTGTCCGGCTGGGGGCTGGGCTCCCTGATCTCCGGCGCGGTGGTGGTCGAGGTGATCTTCTCCCGCCAGGGCATCGGCCAGGTGCTGGTCGCCGCCGTCACCGCGCAGGACCTGCCGCTCGTGATCGGGGTGACCTTCGTGGTCGCCGTGGTCTACGTGGTGGCGAACATCCTCTCCGACCTCGCCTCCGTGCTGGTCGATCCCCGTCTCCGCCACGCGATCGGACGTGCCTCATGA